The following are from one region of the Panulirus ornatus isolate Po-2019 chromosome 48, ASM3632096v1, whole genome shotgun sequence genome:
- the LOC139763978 gene encoding uncharacterized protein, with the protein MLSCHAGSLFQIIEVEEAIERVLAGGFSYISFKSTFLKDMEDLYDEMKGDTPLHLGSTEYIVLGGNSWGARRGAPFTGQIVRMKQRMLEAGLITHWMDDLVRMRVVMADKSRAGSTVSSESHMVLGLDHLQGAFYLLLLGYIIAFFSFLGENLAHCCPVLLHRQ; encoded by the exons ATGTTATCGTGTCATGCAGGATCCTTATTTCAGATCATTGAAGTGGAAGAGGCAATAGAGCGGGTGCTTGCAGGAGGCTTTTCGTATATCAGCTTCAAATCGACCTTTCTCAAGGACATGGAAGATTTATACGACGAAATGAAAGGAGACACACCTCTCCACCTGGGCTCTACCGAGTATATTGTTTTGGGGGGCAATTCATGGGGTGCAAG aCGAGGTGCGCCATTCACTGGCCAGATTGTAAGGATGAAGCAGCGAATGCTGGAGGCGGGGTTGATCACACACTGGATGGATGACCTCGTGAGGATGAGAGTCGTCATGGCAGATAAAAGTCGAGCAGGCAGTACAGTCTCCTCTGAG AGTCACATGGTACTGGGACTGGATCATCTACAGGGAGCAttttacctgctgctgctgggctacATCATTGCCTTCTTCAGCTTTTTGGGGGAGAACCTGGCTCACTGCTGCCCTGTTCTTCTCCACCGTCAGTAG